The following proteins are encoded in a genomic region of Pseudodesulfovibrio sp. JC047:
- a CDS encoding DMT family transporter has translation MSNLLDMIAEMPTLRPMNFLTPGMRYMLIGTFLFSLGSLSVKLAGIRVPTSEILFVRGIIGVVLCWYILRKAGIGVFGTRKFVLLMRGFLGFASMLAEFYTIVHLPLADALVLLFSHPIVVALLGWLVLRERVSKGGMVAVLISLAGVAVVCRPGFLFGTGSAMDPFLLGVALLAVLLTSLAILTVRSLAKTEHPAVVMFYPPLFIAMLAPLFSSDWVMPSLTEWCMILGVAVFMNAGQYYMTRGYAIESAAKICGISCLEIVFAVVWGFMFLGEIPDVWTVLGGSLIVFGTLILGKSGQTRPAPAQKD, from the coding sequence ATGTCTAATCTTCTTGACATGATTGCCGAAATGCCTACTCTCCGCCCCATGAACTTCTTGACTCCGGGTATGCGGTACATGCTCATTGGTACCTTCCTTTTTTCTCTGGGTTCGTTGTCCGTCAAATTGGCGGGAATACGGGTGCCAACCTCAGAGATCCTTTTCGTGCGGGGTATCATTGGTGTGGTGCTGTGCTGGTACATCCTGCGCAAGGCCGGGATCGGCGTGTTCGGCACGCGAAAGTTCGTGTTGCTCATGCGAGGATTCCTCGGTTTCGCATCCATGCTCGCCGAGTTTTATACCATCGTGCATTTGCCGTTGGCCGATGCATTGGTGCTGTTATTTTCCCATCCGATCGTGGTGGCCCTGCTGGGCTGGTTGGTTTTGCGAGAGCGTGTCTCCAAGGGCGGGATGGTCGCCGTCCTGATTTCGCTGGCTGGAGTGGCGGTGGTGTGTCGTCCGGGATTCCTGTTTGGAACCGGTTCGGCCATGGACCCCTTTCTGCTCGGTGTGGCGTTGCTCGCCGTGTTGCTGACATCGTTGGCTATCCTGACGGTGCGGAGTCTGGCAAAAACCGAACACCCTGCGGTTGTCATGTTTTATCCCCCACTTTTTATTGCCATGCTCGCCCCGCTTTTTTCGAGCGATTGGGTTATGCCATCCTTGACGGAGTGGTGCATGATTCTGGGGGTGGCCGTGTTCATGAACGCCGGGCAATATTACATGACCCGGGGGTACGCCATTGAATCCGCCGCCAAGATTTGTGGCATTTCGTGTCTGGAGATCGTGTTTGCGGTTGTCTGGGGATTCATGTTTCTGGGTGAAATTCCAGATGTGTGGACCGTGCTCGGCGGTTCCCTCATTGTCTTTGGCACGTTGATTTTGGGTAAAAGCGGACAGACTCGTCCGGCTCCGGCTCAGAAGGACTGA
- the rpiB gene encoding ribose 5-phosphate isomerase B: MSKTIVIGSDHGGFNLKALIVKTLKEWGYQVEDEGPDCLDSCDYPLFAAKVCEKIKADDTKLGVLICGTGQGMTMTANRMGVRAALCTNEFLARMAREHNDARILCLGERVTGQGLALGILKAFLDTEFGGDRHQRRIDLIDTVSQ; encoded by the coding sequence GTGAGTAAAACCATAGTCATCGGCTCGGATCATGGCGGCTTCAATTTGAAAGCCCTGATCGTCAAAACCCTCAAGGAATGGGGCTATCAGGTGGAAGATGAGGGGCCGGACTGTCTGGACTCCTGCGATTACCCGCTCTTTGCGGCCAAGGTCTGCGAAAAAATCAAGGCCGACGACACCAAACTCGGCGTTCTCATCTGCGGCACGGGTCAAGGCATGACCATGACCGCCAACCGCATGGGCGTCCGGGCCGCACTCTGCACCAACGAATTTCTCGCTCGCATGGCCCGCGAGCACAACGATGCACGGATTCTCTGTCTCGGAGAACGCGTCACCGGCCAGGGATTGGCCCTGGGCATTCTCAAGGCTTTTCTGGACACGGAATTTGGCGGTGATCGGCACCAGCGGCGCATCGATCTCATCGACACCGTCTCCCAATAA
- a CDS encoding tetratricopeptide repeat protein, with amino-acid sequence MKYTHRTTVLATMAAFALVALVGLSGCAPHKAPTPVDLPLSQSAQLNYDYLVYRDQMQRLQRHISEGKRSTLTAEEANQLHRTAVESLDRILAVEPSPELYLEKAGLFWNHPEGTSRSRATLKEGLTHFPNDRMLTIYLANSYIADGRQEDAINVMHEYLAVKPDDIQARERLGQMYMDAGQDAKALDMLKQIPEKNRTANTLSIMGRVQGNLGMRKAAIASLKKAIAMDPKFTEALVELAYQYELTKDYVSAEKIYTSILEQNGPFPEARLRLVNLNLKLNNPAKALQLTLEGPPSKSFILDAVLMFINNGFIAQGSTALDRLISGGTIPAEYYFYKAVIAGEGENDPDKALEYLDKVKETDRLYPHALQFKAQLFSIQGKQEQALELALKGKALYPDAPIFYVLESTLHRQNNDLDGAEQALTEGLARLKNDPELTYKLAMIYESTGKREQGLALMETVIRAHPDHSDALNYVGYTLAEENRELDRALVLVTKASSLDPENGYILDSVAWVHFKREEFDTAWKYIRYAVDVVDSDPTIWEHYGDIAAAAGHVKKARTGYSNALKLGHSNPSAIKKKLNTL; translated from the coding sequence ATGAAATACACGCACCGGACAACTGTACTCGCAACAATGGCAGCCTTTGCGCTGGTCGCACTGGTCGGCCTCTCGGGGTGCGCTCCCCACAAGGCCCCGACTCCCGTGGACCTGCCACTGAGTCAGTCCGCACAACTGAACTACGACTATCTCGTCTATCGAGACCAGATGCAGCGGTTGCAACGGCACATTTCCGAAGGCAAACGGAGCACTCTGACGGCCGAAGAAGCGAACCAGCTCCACAGGACTGCGGTCGAGTCACTTGACCGGATTCTGGCGGTCGAGCCGTCCCCGGAACTCTATCTGGAAAAAGCCGGTCTGTTCTGGAATCACCCGGAAGGCACGAGTCGTTCCCGCGCCACACTCAAGGAAGGCCTGACCCATTTCCCCAATGATCGGATGCTGACCATCTATCTGGCCAATTCCTACATTGCCGATGGTCGACAGGAAGACGCCATCAACGTGATGCATGAATATCTGGCCGTAAAGCCCGACGACATTCAGGCCCGAGAACGATTGGGCCAGATGTACATGGACGCCGGGCAAGACGCCAAAGCGTTGGATATGCTGAAACAGATTCCCGAAAAGAATCGCACAGCAAACACCCTGTCCATCATGGGCCGAGTACAGGGCAATCTTGGTATGCGAAAAGCGGCCATCGCCTCCCTGAAAAAAGCCATCGCCATGGACCCGAAATTCACCGAGGCTCTGGTCGAGCTGGCCTATCAATATGAACTGACCAAAGACTATGTGTCCGCCGAAAAAATCTACACCTCCATTCTGGAACAAAATGGGCCTTTTCCCGAAGCCCGGCTCCGACTCGTCAATCTGAATCTCAAATTGAACAATCCGGCCAAGGCTCTTCAATTGACGCTGGAAGGACCGCCGTCCAAAAGTTTCATTCTGGACGCGGTGCTCATGTTCATCAATAACGGATTCATCGCCCAGGGGTCCACGGCACTCGATCGATTGATCTCGGGCGGCACCATCCCGGCAGAATATTATTTCTACAAAGCGGTCATTGCCGGAGAAGGGGAAAACGACCCCGACAAGGCGTTGGAATACCTCGACAAGGTCAAGGAAACAGACCGACTGTATCCCCACGCCCTGCAATTCAAGGCACAGTTATTCAGCATCCAGGGCAAGCAGGAACAAGCCCTCGAACTGGCTCTCAAGGGAAAGGCTCTCTACCCGGATGCCCCGATCTTCTATGTACTCGAATCCACGCTGCATCGGCAAAACAACGATCTCGATGGCGCGGAACAGGCCCTGACGGAAGGACTTGCCCGGCTGAAAAACGACCCGGAACTGACCTACAAGCTGGCCATGATCTATGAATCGACCGGGAAACGTGAACAGGGACTCGCCCTGATGGAAACCGTGATCCGAGCTCACCCCGACCATTCGGACGCCCTGAATTATGTCGGCTACACCCTGGCCGAAGAGAACCGCGAACTGGATCGGGCCTTGGTACTGGTCACCAAAGCGTCGTCCCTTGACCCGGAAAACGGGTACATCCTCGATTCCGTGGCCTGGGTCCATTTCAAACGTGAAGAATTCGACACGGCCTGGAAATACATCCGCTACGCCGTGGACGTCGTGGACAGCGACCCCACCATCTGGGAACATTACGGGGACATCGCGGCAGCCGCCGGGCATGTCAAAAAAGCGCGCACGGGATATTCCAACGCCCTGAAACTGGGGCACTCAAATCCCTCCGCCATCAAAAAGAAGCTGAATACTCTATGA
- the tkt gene encoding transketolase translates to MTQMTDKTIAVVKGLIMDGVAKANSGHPGGAMSSSDYATILFSEFLNTNPDDTTWFNRDRFILAAGHESMLLYSLLHLNGLLSIDDLKEFRQLGSITPGHPEVNMTPGVEATSGPLGQGFAVSVGFAAAEAHLRAKLGSDVMDHYTYALSCDGDIQEPVALGAASLAGLWGLGKLIVYYDSNKIQLAGPCSQVDCMDHRKVFEGMCWQVLEVDGHNQDEIRAAIKEGQLETNKPTIIIGHTTMAKGCATMEGSHKTHGSPLSAEEILATKDKLGLPADDFYVPEDVVANFQSRFDDLRATAADWQNTVDAKLADADFAALWKEVTMPRSERVIDWPEFTPGETMATRKAWGSCLNAVMDSLPTLVGGSADLDPSNQTQHFRDTYGDFAVDGYEARNLAFGVREFPMAAIMNGLQLHGGLMPFGATFLTFADYCRNAIRMSALQELPVLYVFTHDSFWVGEDGPTHQPIEHVSSLRLIPDLIDLRPADAMETAVCLDIALKQEKHPSTIFLTRQGLPVLDPAEYPAVVDGPRKGGYVLKDCEGTPDLILIGSGSEVALCLETAKLLKRNVRVVSMPSTKLFDDQPESYKNAVLPADVTARAAAEAGRTPLWHKYVGLNGVVLGLDHFGASAPGKVLSDKYGFTPENFARMIREKY, encoded by the coding sequence ATGACACAGATGACGGACAAGACCATCGCCGTGGTCAAGGGATTGATCATGGACGGCGTTGCCAAGGCCAACTCAGGCCACCCGGGCGGCGCAATGTCCTCCTCAGACTATGCCACGATCCTGTTCTCCGAATTCCTGAACACCAACCCGGATGATACCACCTGGTTCAACCGGGACCGGTTCATTTTGGCCGCTGGGCACGAATCCATGCTGCTCTACAGCCTGCTGCACTTGAACGGCCTGCTCTCCATTGATGATCTCAAGGAATTCCGCCAGCTCGGCTCGATCACTCCCGGCCACCCGGAAGTCAACATGACCCCCGGTGTCGAGGCCACATCCGGCCCGCTGGGACAAGGATTCGCCGTTTCCGTCGGATTCGCCGCAGCCGAAGCGCACCTGCGCGCCAAACTCGGCAGCGATGTCATGGACCACTACACCTACGCCCTGTCCTGCGACGGCGACATTCAGGAGCCGGTGGCTCTCGGAGCCGCTTCCCTGGCCGGTCTGTGGGGACTGGGCAAACTCATCGTGTACTATGACTCCAACAAGATCCAGCTCGCCGGCCCCTGTAGCCAGGTGGACTGCATGGACCATCGCAAGGTCTTTGAAGGCATGTGCTGGCAGGTGCTGGAAGTGGACGGACACAATCAGGACGAAATCCGCGCCGCCATCAAGGAAGGTCAGCTCGAAACAAACAAGCCGACCATCATTATCGGACACACCACCATGGCCAAGGGCTGCGCCACCATGGAAGGGAGTCACAAGACCCACGGTTCGCCGCTGTCCGCAGAAGAAATTCTGGCCACCAAGGACAAACTCGGCCTGCCCGCCGACGACTTTTACGTCCCCGAAGACGTGGTCGCCAATTTCCAGTCCCGGTTTGACGATCTGCGCGCAACCGCTGCCGACTGGCAGAACACGGTCGATGCGAAACTGGCTGACGCTGATTTCGCCGCCCTGTGGAAAGAGGTCACCATGCCGCGTTCCGAACGCGTCATCGACTGGCCGGAATTCACTCCCGGCGAAACCATGGCCACTCGCAAGGCCTGGGGTTCCTGCCTGAATGCGGTCATGGACTCCCTGCCGACCCTGGTCGGTGGGTCCGCCGACCTTGATCCGTCCAACCAGACACAGCATTTCCGCGACACCTATGGTGATTTCGCGGTGGATGGCTACGAAGCACGCAACCTCGCCTTTGGTGTCCGGGAATTTCCCATGGCCGCCATCATGAACGGTTTGCAACTGCACGGCGGCCTGATGCCCTTCGGTGCCACATTCCTGACTTTTGCCGACTATTGCCGCAATGCCATCCGCATGTCCGCTCTTCAGGAACTGCCGGTGCTGTATGTGTTCACCCACGATTCCTTCTGGGTGGGCGAAGACGGTCCGACCCATCAGCCCATCGAGCACGTCAGCTCCCTGCGCCTGATCCCGGACCTGATTGACCTGCGGCCCGCCGATGCCATGGAAACAGCCGTCTGTCTCGACATCGCGCTCAAGCAGGAAAAGCACCCATCCACGATCTTCCTGACCCGTCAGGGACTTCCGGTGCTCGACCCCGCCGAGTATCCAGCGGTCGTCGATGGTCCCCGCAAGGGTGGCTATGTGCTCAAGGATTGCGAAGGCACTCCCGACCTCATCCTGATCGGATCGGGTTCGGAAGTCGCTCTGTGTCTGGAAACAGCCAAGTTGCTCAAGCGCAACGTCCGCGTGGTATCCATGCCTTCGACCAAACTATTTGACGATCAGCCCGAATCGTATAAAAATGCAGTGCTGCCCGCAGATGTCACGGCCCGAGCCGCGGCAGAAGCCGGTCGCACCCCCTTGTGGCACAAATACGTCGGTTTAAACGGCGTCGTCCTCGGCCTGGACCATTTCGGTGCCAGTGCCCCCGGCAAAGTCCTGTCTGACAAATACGGGTTCACCCCGGAAAACTTTGCCCGAATGATTCGAGAGAAATACTAG
- the glpX gene encoding class II fructose-bisphosphatase — MEAPQKNLALDLVRVTEAAALSCARWLGKGDKIAADQAAVDAMRLCFNTLEIEGRVMIGEGEKDDAPMLYAGEKLGLGHGPKVDIAVDPLEGTNLLANGRPNAIAVVGVAPAGAMFDPGPSYYMQKLVVPSQAKDVVDIEAPTGHNLKLIARALDKDVDDLVVFVLDKPRHKKLISDIREAGARIQLHTDGDITGSLMAIDPRCEVDVMMGTGGTPEGVLSAIAIRIMGGEMFAKLDPQKQTEKNALAEFGMDVRRVLTVSDLVKSEDLFFAATGISGGTFLKGVTYHGHGAETSSLVMRGKTGTIRYVEAIHNWETLMQISSVEYD, encoded by the coding sequence ATGGAAGCCCCACAAAAAAACCTCGCATTGGACCTGGTCCGTGTCACCGAGGCCGCAGCACTGTCCTGTGCCCGCTGGCTTGGTAAAGGTGACAAGATCGCTGCTGACCAAGCGGCTGTCGATGCCATGCGCCTTTGTTTCAATACATTGGAAATCGAAGGCCGTGTGATGATCGGCGAAGGCGAAAAAGACGATGCGCCCATGCTCTATGCCGGTGAAAAACTCGGCCTGGGCCATGGTCCCAAAGTCGATATCGCCGTTGACCCGTTGGAAGGCACCAACCTGCTCGCCAATGGCCGTCCCAACGCCATTGCCGTTGTCGGTGTCGCCCCAGCCGGAGCCATGTTCGATCCAGGCCCGAGTTACTACATGCAGAAACTCGTTGTGCCCTCACAGGCAAAAGATGTCGTGGATATCGAAGCCCCGACCGGCCACAACCTGAAGCTCATCGCTCGCGCGTTGGACAAGGATGTGGACGATCTGGTGGTCTTCGTGCTGGACAAACCCCGTCACAAAAAACTGATTTCCGACATCCGCGAAGCTGGTGCACGCATTCAGTTGCACACTGACGGCGATATCACGGGTTCGCTCATGGCCATTGACCCGCGCTGCGAAGTCGATGTCATGATGGGAACCGGCGGCACCCCCGAAGGCGTGCTTTCGGCCATTGCCATCCGTATCATGGGTGGAGAGATGTTCGCCAAGCTCGACCCGCAGAAACAAACGGAAAAGAACGCCCTGGCCGAATTCGGCATGGATGTTCGCCGCGTGCTCACTGTGTCCGATCTGGTCAAATCCGAAGACCTGTTCTTCGCAGCCACCGGTATTTCCGGCGGCACCTTCCTCAAAGGCGTGACCTATCACGGTCACGGTGCCGAGACCTCTTCACTGGTCATGCGCGGCAAGACCGGCACGATCCGCTACGTTGAAGCGATTCACAATTGGGAAACGCTCATGCAAATCAGTTCCGTGGAATACGACTAG
- a CDS encoding PilZ domain-containing protein, with protein MSHNKRRSTRVSADFEAYVSIDDVVIPVATRNISLKGALLTGCEDCNPGTRCELHLPLSPGVRIVIDGEIVRQGTTESAMRFTEMDDLSFTFLHRLVTLNAEQPDEIDDELLQIFEEK; from the coding sequence ATGTCGCACAACAAACGCCGCAGCACCCGAGTTTCAGCCGATTTCGAAGCCTATGTCTCCATCGATGACGTGGTCATCCCGGTCGCCACACGAAATATCAGCCTCAAGGGCGCACTGCTCACAGGATGCGAAGACTGCAATCCCGGAACCCGGTGCGAACTTCATCTTCCCCTATCCCCCGGTGTTCGCATCGTGATCGATGGTGAAATAGTCCGACAAGGCACCACCGAATCCGCCATGCGTTTCACGGAAATGGATGACCTGAGTTTCACCTTTCTCCATCGATTGGTCACGCTCAATGCGGAACAACCAGACGAGATCGACGACGAACTCCTGCAAATTTTTGAAGAGAAATAA